The Paeniglutamicibacter sulfureus genome includes a region encoding these proteins:
- a CDS encoding bifunctional folylpolyglutamate synthase/dihydrofolate synthase has protein sequence MSNTFDRFSVESVYAELLARAPENKIEPRMEPMRRAMEILGEPNKAFPIIHVTGTNGKTSTARMIESLLRAHDLRTGRYSSPHLNSVTERIAIDGESVDDATFVRIWDEIRPYLQIVDDELTAKGENRLTYFEAVTILGFAIFADTPVDVAIIEVGLGGITDATNVGDGQVSVVTPISLDHTELLGDTVELIATEKAGIIKPGGFLVSSAQPAAAAQVLLEKARELETPYRFEGVEFGVENRTVAVGGQQLDIQGLAGRYPGILLPLHGEHQAQNAAVALAAVEAFIGGGETALNHDLVMEGFGAATSPGRLEVIRKAPTVLLDAGHNPDGIRASAAAVKESFGFTKLVLVIGILAEKDAPAMLAQLRESYLDLTEDICITQSNSPRAIPAGELAGMALEAGFNEEDLFVTERLDDALEWAVGRSEAGEDFGGGVLVTGSITLVGEARMLLGGE, from the coding sequence ATGAGCAACACCTTTGACAGGTTCTCCGTGGAGAGCGTGTACGCCGAGCTTTTGGCGCGCGCCCCGGAAAACAAGATCGAGCCGCGCATGGAGCCCATGCGCCGGGCCATGGAGATCCTGGGGGAGCCGAACAAGGCCTTCCCGATCATCCACGTCACCGGCACCAACGGGAAGACCTCCACGGCGCGGATGATCGAGTCCCTGCTGCGCGCCCACGACCTGCGCACCGGGCGCTACTCCTCCCCGCACCTTAATTCGGTCACCGAGCGCATCGCGATCGACGGCGAATCGGTGGACGATGCGACCTTCGTGCGGATCTGGGACGAGATCCGCCCCTACCTGCAGATCGTCGACGACGAGCTCACCGCCAAGGGCGAAAACCGGCTGACGTACTTCGAGGCCGTCACCATCCTGGGCTTCGCGATCTTCGCCGACACCCCGGTGGATGTGGCGATCATCGAGGTGGGCCTGGGCGGCATCACCGACGCCACCAACGTGGGCGACGGGCAGGTCTCCGTGGTGACCCCGATCTCACTTGACCACACCGAGCTGCTGGGCGACACCGTCGAGCTGATCGCCACCGAGAAGGCGGGCATCATCAAGCCCGGCGGCTTCCTGGTCTCCTCCGCGCAACCGGCAGCCGCCGCCCAGGTGCTGTTGGAGAAGGCCCGCGAACTCGAAACGCCCTACCGCTTCGAGGGCGTGGAGTTCGGCGTCGAGAACCGCACGGTCGCCGTCGGCGGCCAGCAGCTGGACATCCAGGGCCTGGCCGGGCGCTACCCGGGCATCCTGCTGCCGCTGCACGGCGAGCACCAGGCGCAGAACGCCGCCGTCGCCCTGGCCGCGGTGGAGGCGTTCATCGGCGGCGGGGAAACCGCGCTGAACCACGATTTGGTGATGGAGGGCTTCGGGGCCGCCACCAGCCCCGGGCGCCTGGAAGTCATCCGCAAGGCCCCGACCGTGCTGCTGGACGCCGGGCACAACCCCGACGGCATCCGCGCCTCCGCGGCCGCGGTGAAGGAGTCCTTCGGCTTCACCAAGCTGGTGCTGGTCATCGGGATCCTGGCCGAGAAGGACGCACCGGCCATGCTCGCGCAGCTGCGCGAGTCCTATCTGGACCTCACCGAGGACATCTGCATCACCCAGTCCAATTCCCCGCGCGCCATCCCCGCCGGGGAACTGGCGGGAATGGCGCTGGAGGCCGGGTTCAACGAGGAGGACCTCTTCGTCACCGAGCGCCTGGACGACGCCCTGGAATGGGCGGTGGGACGCTCCGAGGCCGGCGAGGACTTCGGCGGCGGCGTGCTGGTGACCGGGTCCATCACCTTGGTGGGCGAGGCCCGCATGCTGCTGGGAGGGGAGTAG
- the rpmA gene encoding 50S ribosomal protein L27, translating into MAHKKGASSTRNGRDSNAQYLGVKRFGGQVVSAGEIIVRQRGTHFHPGAGVGRGKDDTLFALEAGAVEFGTRRGRKVVNIVTAG; encoded by the coding sequence ATGGCACATAAGAAGGGCGCGAGTTCCACTCGCAACGGTCGCGATTCCAACGCCCAGTACCTTGGCGTCAAGCGCTTCGGTGGTCAGGTCGTTTCGGCCGGCGAAATCATCGTTCGCCAGCGTGGCACCCACTTCCACCCGGGCGCCGGCGTGGGACGTGGCAAGGACGACACCCTGTTCGCACTTGAAGCCGGGGCTGTCGAATTCGGCACCCGTCGCGGCCGTAAAGTCGTGAACATCGTTACCGCTGGCTAA
- the rplU gene encoding 50S ribosomal protein L21 codes for MVYAIVRAGGRQEKVSVGDLVTLDRLKAAPGASIELPALLLVDGEKVTSAVDELAKVKVTAEVIENLRGQKIVIQKFKNKTGYKKRQGFRSMLTKVKVTSIA; via the coding sequence GTGGTGTACGCAATTGTCCGCGCTGGCGGCCGCCAGGAAAAGGTTTCTGTTGGAGACCTCGTTACCCTTGACCGCCTGAAGGCTGCCCCAGGCGCCTCCATTGAATTGCCAGCCCTGTTGCTGGTTGACGGCGAGAAGGTAACTTCGGCAGTCGATGAGCTTGCCAAGGTCAAGGTGACCGCCGAGGTCATTGAGAACCTTCGCGGCCAGAAGATTGTCATCCAGAAGTTCAAGAACAAGACCGGTTACAAGAAGCGCCAGGGCTTCCGCTCTATGCTGACCAAGGTCAAGGTCACCTCGATCGCTTAA
- the ileS gene encoding isoleucine--tRNA ligase encodes MTSYPKASTDPHGTTPSSPRFPEIEERVLSYWKNDETFQASIDARDAGVDGANEFVFYDGPPFANGLPHYGHLLTGYVKDLVARYQTQRGSRVERRFGWDTHGLPAELEAMKQLGMSDKAQIEAMGIDKFNDACRSSVMKYAGEWQDYVTRQARWVDFENDYKTLNVEYMESVIWAFKQLSEKGLTYKGFRVLPYCWKDETPLSNHELRMDDDVYKDRQDQTVTVSFPLLAGDTEISRELAGVQALAWTTTPWTLPTNMALAVGPDVVYVVVPAGENGVKASAATGSFLLAEDLLGSYAKDLGYADAAAAAAAITSRHAGKDLAGIRYAPLWDTFADAETWGTANAWQLLVADYVTTTDGTGIVHQAPAYGEEDQKICESAGIPVILSIDEGAKFLPVFKSGPLAGIVGVQVFEANKAITNVLKNDARLIKQASYVHSYPHCWRCRTPLIYRAISSWYVQVTKVKDRMLELNQQINWIPENVKDGQFGKWLANARDWSISRNRYWGSPIPVWECDGAECTHSEVHGSLEEIKAAFGRLPLNNEGQPDLHRPFIDDLLRPHEGCAENGTLRRVEDVLDVWFDSGSMPYAQAHYPFENKDWFDTHHPADFIVEYIGQTRGWFYTMHVLSTALFDRPAYKNVISHGIVLGSDGQKMSKSLKNYPDVNEVLDRDGSDAMRWFLMASPILRGGNLVVTEQGIREGVRQVLLPMWNVWHFFSLYTNAANGGSGYEAKIAHSSEDPLDAYMLAATGDLVREVTASLDAYDISEAAETIRRYMDTLTNWYVRRSRQRFFDEDTRAFDTLYTALETLTRVAAPLLPLAAEEIWRGLTGGRSVHLAQWPDAELFVRNDDLVAAMETTRKIASVGSSLRKAANLRVRLPLAGMSVAVPNVAALEGTFAGIIKDELNLRSLTLIDAADANAAEYGISQRLVVNARAAGPRLGKNVQVAIKGAKSGDWSVDDDGTVTAGGLGLEEHEYTLETVVEASEGENSIAAAVLPGGGFLVLDTQVTPELAAEGTARDMIRAIQSARKDADLLVGDRIRTEITADAATVAALHANAELIKGETLSLGLVLVTASDGEAPVVSVETVAAAEAAENEMGPNT; translated from the coding sequence ATGACCAGCTACCCCAAGGCCTCGACCGACCCGCATGGCACAACGCCATCCTCTCCCCGCTTCCCGGAGATCGAGGAACGGGTCCTTTCCTACTGGAAGAACGATGAGACCTTCCAGGCCTCCATCGACGCCCGCGATGCCGGTGTCGACGGGGCCAACGAGTTCGTCTTCTACGACGGCCCGCCCTTCGCCAACGGCCTGCCGCACTACGGGCACCTGCTCACCGGGTACGTCAAGGACCTGGTCGCCCGCTACCAGACGCAGCGCGGCTCGCGCGTGGAGCGCCGCTTCGGCTGGGACACCCACGGGCTGCCGGCCGAGCTCGAGGCCATGAAGCAGCTGGGGATGAGCGACAAGGCGCAGATCGAGGCCATGGGCATCGACAAGTTCAACGACGCCTGCCGCAGCTCGGTGATGAAGTACGCCGGCGAATGGCAGGACTACGTCACACGCCAGGCACGCTGGGTCGACTTCGAGAACGACTACAAGACGCTGAACGTCGAGTACATGGAATCGGTCATCTGGGCCTTCAAGCAGCTTTCCGAGAAGGGCCTGACCTACAAGGGCTTCCGCGTGCTGCCGTATTGCTGGAAGGACGAGACCCCGCTGTCCAACCACGAGCTGCGCATGGACGACGACGTGTACAAGGACCGCCAGGACCAGACCGTCACCGTCTCCTTCCCGCTGCTGGCCGGCGACACGGAAATCTCCCGGGAGCTCGCCGGAGTGCAGGCCCTGGCCTGGACCACCACCCCCTGGACGCTGCCGACCAACATGGCCCTGGCCGTGGGCCCCGACGTTGTCTACGTCGTGGTGCCCGCCGGCGAGAACGGCGTGAAGGCCTCGGCGGCAACCGGCAGCTTCCTGCTGGCCGAGGACCTGCTCGGCTCCTACGCCAAGGACCTGGGATACGCGGATGCCGCCGCGGCCGCCGCCGCCATCACCTCCCGCCATGCCGGAAAGGACCTGGCCGGGATCAGGTACGCGCCGCTCTGGGACACCTTCGCCGACGCGGAGACCTGGGGCACGGCCAACGCCTGGCAGCTCCTGGTCGCCGACTACGTCACCACCACCGACGGCACCGGCATCGTCCACCAGGCCCCCGCCTACGGCGAGGAGGACCAGAAGATCTGCGAGTCCGCCGGCATCCCGGTGATCCTCTCGATCGACGAGGGCGCGAAGTTCCTGCCGGTGTTCAAGTCCGGGCCGCTGGCCGGCATCGTGGGCGTGCAGGTGTTCGAGGCCAACAAGGCCATCACCAACGTGCTCAAGAACGACGCGCGGCTGATCAAGCAGGCCTCCTACGTGCACTCCTACCCGCACTGCTGGCGCTGCCGCACCCCGCTGATCTACCGCGCCATCTCCTCCTGGTACGTCCAGGTCACCAAGGTGAAGGACCGGATGCTGGAGCTGAACCAGCAGATCAACTGGATCCCGGAGAACGTGAAGGACGGCCAGTTCGGCAAGTGGCTGGCCAACGCGCGGGACTGGTCGATCAGCCGCAACCGCTACTGGGGATCCCCGATCCCGGTGTGGGAATGCGACGGCGCCGAATGCACCCACAGCGAGGTCCACGGCTCCCTGGAAGAGATCAAGGCCGCCTTCGGGCGCCTGCCGCTGAACAACGAGGGGCAGCCTGACCTGCACCGCCCGTTCATCGACGACCTTCTCCGCCCGCACGAGGGCTGCGCCGAAAACGGCACGCTGCGCCGCGTGGAGGACGTGTTGGATGTGTGGTTCGACTCCGGGTCGATGCCCTACGCCCAGGCGCACTACCCGTTCGAGAACAAGGACTGGTTCGACACCCACCACCCGGCGGACTTCATCGTCGAGTACATCGGCCAGACCCGCGGCTGGTTCTACACCATGCACGTGCTCTCCACCGCGCTCTTCGACCGCCCCGCGTACAAGAACGTGATCAGCCACGGCATCGTGCTGGGCAGTGACGGGCAGAAGATGTCCAAGTCGCTGAAGAACTACCCGGACGTCAACGAGGTGCTGGACCGCGACGGCTCCGACGCGATGCGCTGGTTCCTGATGGCCTCCCCGATCCTGCGCGGCGGCAACCTGGTCGTCACCGAACAGGGCATCCGCGAGGGCGTGCGCCAGGTCCTGCTGCCGATGTGGAACGTCTGGCACTTCTTCTCCCTGTACACCAACGCGGCCAACGGGGGATCGGGCTACGAGGCGAAGATCGCCCACAGCTCCGAGGATCCGCTGGATGCGTACATGCTCGCTGCCACCGGCGACCTGGTCCGCGAGGTCACCGCCTCGCTGGATGCCTACGACATCTCCGAGGCCGCCGAAACGATCCGCCGCTACATGGACACGCTGACCAACTGGTACGTGCGCCGGAGCCGCCAGCGCTTCTTCGACGAGGACACCCGGGCCTTCGACACCCTGTACACCGCACTGGAGACCCTCACCCGCGTCGCGGCCCCGCTGCTGCCGCTGGCGGCCGAGGAAATCTGGCGCGGGCTCACCGGGGGCCGCTCGGTGCACCTGGCGCAATGGCCCGACGCGGAGCTCTTCGTCCGCAACGACGACCTGGTTGCCGCGATGGAGACCACCCGCAAGATCGCCTCGGTCGGCTCCTCGCTGCGCAAGGCCGCGAACCTGCGCGTGCGCCTGCCGCTGGCCGGCATGAGCGTCGCGGTGCCGAACGTCGCCGCGCTCGAAGGCACCTTCGCCGGCATCATCAAGGACGAGCTGAACCTGCGCTCGCTCACGCTCATCGACGCCGCCGACGCCAACGCCGCCGAGTACGGCATCAGCCAGCGCCTGGTCGTCAACGCGCGCGCCGCGGGCCCGCGCCTGGGCAAGAACGTGCAGGTGGCCATCAAGGGCGCCAAGTCCGGGGACTGGTCGGTGGACGACGACGGAACCGTCACCGCCGGGGGACTGGGCCTGGAGGAACACGAGTACACGCTCGAAACCGTCGTGGAGGCCTCCGAAGGCGAAAACTCCATCGCCGCGGCCGTGCTGCCCGGCGGCGGCTTCCTGGTGCTCGACACGCAAGTCACCCCGGAACTCGCGGCGGAGGGAACGGCGCGGGACATGATCCGCGCCATCCAGTCCGCCCGCAAGGACGCCGACCTGCTGGTCGGGGACCGCATCCGCACCGAGATCACCGCCGACGCCGCCACCGTGGCGGCGCTGCACGCCAACGCCGAGCTCATCAAGGGCGAAACGCTCAGCCTCGGGCTCGTCCTGGTGACCGCATCCGACGGGGAAGCCCCCGTGGTCAGCGTCGAAACCGTGGCCGCGGCCGAAGCCGCCGAGAACGAAATGGGACCCAACACATGA
- a CDS encoding DUF4233 domain-containing protein, translated as MAKMTKAQREWRPGQPKKPRSTRVMFASTVLTLEAFLAIFVALTLFGLKRAEWSPALVLGAGAAVALVCLLTCALLKKPLGFAIGWALQLLFIFTGFLLTSMFFIGAAFALTWWYAVTKGRAMDLETARRAREQAAWDAAHPQEGPGAEPAQP; from the coding sequence ATGGCGAAAATGACCAAGGCGCAACGTGAATGGCGCCCGGGACAGCCCAAGAAGCCCCGCTCAACCCGTGTGATGTTCGCCTCCACCGTGCTGACGCTCGAGGCGTTCCTGGCGATCTTCGTCGCACTCACACTCTTCGGGCTCAAGCGCGCTGAATGGTCACCGGCACTGGTGCTCGGTGCCGGTGCCGCGGTCGCGCTGGTGTGCCTGCTCACCTGCGCGCTGCTCAAGAAACCGCTGGGATTCGCCATCGGCTGGGCGCTGCAGCTGCTGTTCATCTTTACCGGGTTCCTGCTGACTTCGATGTTCTTCATCGGGGCCGCGTTCGCCCTGACCTGGTGGTACGCAGTCACCAAGGGCAGGGCCATGGACCTGGAGACGGCCCGCCGTGCCCGCGAGCAGGCCGCCTGGGATGCGGCGCACCCGCAGGAAGGTCCCGGCGCGGAGCCGGCCCAACCGTAG
- a CDS encoding vitamin K epoxide reductase family protein, whose translation MSLSEAAAPQREPDAVPRMARARPFGLFLVLTGAVAWVASGILVLERIALYKDPDYVTSCDFNPWVSCGTVMKSTQAALLGFPNPFLGIVGFGIVITIGMALLAGARFARWYWVGVQVGVTLAMVFIVWLWSQALYEINALCPYCMVVWAMMIPMFLYTTARNIAHGVLPAPSALRRVAGEWTWVAVIVLLLITAATVVLRFPGAFVGA comes from the coding sequence ATGAGTTTGTCCGAAGCAGCAGCACCGCAACGCGAACCGGACGCCGTGCCGCGCATGGCCCGCGCACGGCCCTTTGGCCTGTTCCTGGTGCTCACCGGCGCGGTCGCCTGGGTCGCCTCGGGGATCCTGGTGCTCGAGCGCATCGCCCTGTACAAGGACCCCGACTACGTGACCAGCTGCGACTTCAATCCGTGGGTTTCCTGCGGCACCGTCATGAAGTCGACCCAGGCAGCCCTGCTGGGCTTTCCCAATCCCTTCCTGGGCATCGTGGGCTTCGGCATCGTGATCACCATCGGCATGGCATTGCTCGCCGGGGCGCGCTTCGCGCGCTGGTACTGGGTCGGCGTGCAGGTGGGCGTCACCCTGGCAATGGTCTTCATCGTGTGGCTCTGGTCCCAGGCCCTCTACGAGATCAACGCCCTGTGCCCTTACTGCATGGTCGTCTGGGCGATGATGATCCCGATGTTCCTCTACACCACGGCGCGCAACATCGCCCACGGCGTGCTTCCCGCTCCTTCGGCGCTGCGGCGCGTGGCGGGCGAATGGACCTGGGTCGCTGTCATCGTGCTGCTTCTCATCACCGCTGCAACCGTCGTCCTGCGCTTCCCCGGTGCCTTTGTCGGCGCCTAG
- a CDS encoding DUF2809 domain-containing protein, which translates to MLPVIVVGLASRFGGTGLAADLAGGVLYAVLVYVLLTVLRPQAARWSNASIALVLCVLIELLQLTAIPADLARVFGPIRLVLGTGFAPLDLVAYAIGAALALGIDMLLGRIRARPAA; encoded by the coding sequence GTGCTCCCGGTCATTGTCGTGGGACTGGCCTCGCGTTTCGGAGGCACCGGCCTGGCCGCAGACCTCGCCGGCGGGGTGCTCTACGCGGTGCTGGTGTACGTACTGCTCACGGTACTGCGCCCACAGGCTGCCCGCTGGTCCAACGCCTCCATCGCCCTGGTTCTTTGCGTACTCATTGAGTTGCTGCAGCTCACCGCGATTCCGGCGGATCTGGCGCGGGTCTTCGGGCCCATCCGGCTGGTGCTGGGCACCGGCTTCGCGCCCCTGGACCTGGTGGCCTACGCAATCGGGGCAGCATTGGCCTTGGGCATCGACATGCTGCTGGGCAGGATCCGGGCCAGGCCGGCGGCCTAG
- the ndk gene encoding nucleoside-diphosphate kinase: protein MAIERTLILIKPDGVKRQLTGQILSRIEAKGYVIAELKQVAATRELLEAHYEEHVGKPFYEPLVEFMLSGPLVAVIAEGHNVIPGFRSLAGTTDPTTAAPGTIRGDLGRDWGLKVQQNLVHGSDSVESATREIGIWFS, encoded by the coding sequence ATGGCCATTGAACGCACCCTGATCCTCATCAAGCCCGACGGCGTCAAGCGCCAGCTGACCGGCCAGATCCTTTCCCGCATCGAGGCCAAGGGCTACGTGATCGCCGAGCTCAAGCAGGTGGCCGCAACCCGCGAACTGCTCGAGGCACACTACGAGGAGCACGTGGGCAAGCCGTTCTACGAGCCGCTGGTCGAGTTCATGCTCTCCGGCCCCTTGGTGGCGGTCATCGCCGAGGGCCACAACGTGATCCCCGGCTTCCGCTCGCTGGCCGGCACCACCGACCCGACCACCGCCGCCCCGGGCACCATCCGCGGCGACCTGGGCCGCGACTGGGGCCTGAAGGTCCAGCAGAACCTGGTCCACGGCTCGGACTCGGTCGAATCGGCCACCCGCGAAATCGGCATCTGGTTCTCCTAA
- a CDS encoding Rne/Rng family ribonuclease: MALNRDESKAAMGQGPKGRSRTSRPPRGNFNEPSPPPPRRAMTLAELNDAAAAPTRKVRANVSPRATTARRAPATRNAPAKAATVESVVAEATAKAQIPAPVAEAAKAPARRGPRRATSGVTSPGAAATEAPAVIEAPAAQAAAEAQTESIGEKTEAPAAEETAPKAAAKRPARGRGRKATAPASNTEAPAADEAPEAPVTEAPAEATAEQAEDAEPAKATRRRPARGGRGARATQEPEAADAAAVQAPAAAEARIVEADEDESAAAEAEPATISDPFAIPESALSLIFQAPSIPVAAKATDEDELEEPSGRRTRNEAAHADSDEENADGSGVSSRRRRRRRRGEADLELAGGSESDPPNTVTRVRAPRTTLEPVVSNKVTAVRGSTRLEAKRQRRRDSRESGRRRQVITEAEFLARRESVDRQMVVRQREDRIQIGVLEDGILAEHFVSKTQQDSLIGNVYVGKVQNVLPSMEAAFVDIGRGRNAVLYAGEVNWDVAGLDGQPRRIEHALKSGDTVLVQVTKDPVGHKGARLTSQISLPGRYLVYVPGGSMTGISRKLPDVERNRLKKILKDHLPENAGVIVRTAAEGASEEELMNDINRLRAQWEGIEAASTSTKTLAPELLYGEPDLTIKVVRDVFNEDFTKLIVSGEEAWDTIEAYVTYVAPDLVSRLEKWESDEDIFGAFRMDEQIHKALDRKVFLPSGGSLVIDRTEAMTVVDVNTGKYTGSGGNLEETVTKNNLEAAEEVVRQLRLRDIGGIIVIDFIDMVLESNRDLVLRRLVECLGRDRTKHQVAEVTSLGLVQMTRKRMGTGLLEVFGENCEACAGRGVITHDEPVEHRRSFNSAGEPQSAGSRADQKPSRAERRRRNRGPESEAQAEDQGAATAHAETREPEVDEAKATATRNAFATIAAAAHAAHEHDDAEAAESGATLTVAGESVTVPAARRNRRAASSEAAAPSLTLENLEAALPDNSPAEAPAETEEGESAQTRPARTRTRRKARSKAPESNAPAAGEQPEVAAAPVISGVAGQASDDAPSEAPSATATKKTSGIEPVARVKRSRRATSPQGGSDTAVSVASDTLAASGTSHVASLADPSKAPQPRIAANAPIMLGVGVPVKELKE, encoded by the coding sequence ATGGCATTGAATCGCGACGAATCAAAGGCAGCAATGGGCCAGGGGCCAAAGGGCCGCAGCCGTACCTCCCGCCCCCCGCGCGGCAACTTCAACGAACCGTCACCGCCGCCCCCGCGCCGGGCCATGACCCTGGCCGAGCTCAACGACGCAGCGGCCGCACCGACGCGCAAGGTGCGCGCCAACGTTTCCCCGCGCGCAACCACCGCACGCCGCGCCCCTGCCACCCGGAACGCCCCGGCCAAGGCCGCCACCGTTGAGTCGGTCGTTGCCGAGGCAACCGCCAAGGCGCAGATCCCGGCACCCGTGGCCGAGGCGGCCAAGGCTCCTGCACGCCGCGGCCCGCGCCGCGCAACCTCCGGGGTCACCTCCCCGGGAGCAGCCGCAACCGAGGCCCCGGCCGTCATCGAGGCACCTGCCGCGCAGGCCGCAGCCGAGGCCCAGACCGAATCCATAGGCGAGAAGACCGAGGCACCTGCCGCGGAGGAAACCGCACCCAAGGCAGCCGCCAAGCGCCCTGCCCGGGGACGCGGCCGCAAGGCAACCGCCCCGGCCTCGAACACCGAGGCCCCTGCCGCCGACGAAGCCCCCGAGGCCCCTGTCACCGAGGCCCCGGCCGAAGCCACCGCGGAACAGGCCGAAGACGCCGAGCCCGCCAAGGCCACCCGTCGCCGCCCGGCCCGTGGTGGCCGCGGAGCCCGCGCCACCCAGGAGCCGGAAGCCGCGGATGCCGCCGCGGTCCAGGCCCCGGCCGCAGCCGAAGCCAGGATTGTCGAAGCCGATGAAGACGAGTCAGCAGCCGCGGAAGCCGAGCCGGCGACCATCTCCGATCCGTTCGCCATCCCCGAATCCGCGCTGTCGCTGATCTTCCAGGCACCGAGCATCCCGGTTGCCGCCAAGGCAACCGACGAGGACGAGCTCGAGGAACCTTCCGGCCGCCGCACCCGCAACGAGGCAGCCCACGCCGATTCCGATGAGGAAAACGCGGACGGCTCAGGCGTGTCCTCCCGCCGTCGCCGTCGCCGTCGCCGCGGCGAGGCCGACCTGGAATTGGCCGGGGGCTCGGAGAGCGATCCGCCCAACACCGTCACCCGGGTCCGTGCCCCGCGCACCACCCTGGAACCGGTGGTCTCCAACAAGGTCACGGCCGTGCGCGGATCCACCCGCCTGGAAGCCAAGCGCCAGCGCCGCCGCGACTCCCGCGAGTCCGGCCGTCGCCGCCAGGTCATCACCGAGGCCGAGTTCCTGGCCCGCCGCGAATCCGTCGACCGCCAGATGGTAGTGCGCCAGCGCGAGGACCGCATCCAGATCGGCGTCCTCGAGGACGGCATCCTGGCCGAGCACTTCGTCTCCAAGACCCAGCAGGACTCCCTGATCGGCAACGTGTATGTCGGCAAGGTGCAGAACGTGCTGCCTTCCATGGAAGCCGCCTTCGTCGACATCGGACGCGGACGCAATGCCGTGCTCTACGCCGGCGAGGTCAATTGGGACGTCGCGGGCCTGGACGGCCAGCCGCGCCGCATCGAACACGCCCTGAAGTCAGGGGACACCGTCCTGGTGCAGGTCACCAAGGACCCGGTCGGCCACAAGGGCGCCCGCCTCACCAGCCAGATTTCCCTTCCGGGCCGCTACCTGGTCTACGTTCCGGGCGGCTCGATGACGGGCATCTCGCGCAAGCTTCCCGACGTGGAGCGCAACCGCCTGAAGAAGATCCTCAAGGACCACCTGCCGGAAAACGCTGGCGTCATCGTGCGCACCGCCGCCGAGGGCGCCTCCGAGGAAGAGTTGATGAACGACATCAACCGCCTGCGCGCCCAGTGGGAAGGCATCGAGGCCGCCTCGACGTCCACCAAGACGCTGGCACCGGAACTGCTCTACGGGGAACCGGACCTGACCATCAAGGTCGTCCGCGACGTCTTCAACGAGGACTTCACCAAGCTGATCGTCTCCGGCGAGGAAGCCTGGGACACCATCGAGGCCTACGTGACCTACGTGGCCCCGGACCTGGTGTCGCGCCTGGAGAAGTGGGAATCCGACGAGGACATCTTCGGCGCCTTCCGCATGGACGAGCAGATCCACAAGGCCCTGGACCGCAAGGTCTTCCTGCCCTCGGGCGGTTCGCTGGTCATTGACCGCACCGAGGCCATGACGGTTGTCGACGTGAACACCGGCAAGTACACCGGCTCGGGCGGAAACCTCGAGGAAACCGTCACCAAGAACAACCTGGAGGCGGCCGAGGAGGTCGTTCGCCAGCTGCGCCTGCGCGACATCGGCGGCATCATCGTCATCGACTTCATCGACATGGTGCTCGAGTCCAACCGCGACCTGGTGCTCCGCCGCCTGGTCGAGTGCCTGGGCCGCGACCGCACCAAGCACCAGGTTGCCGAGGTCACCTCACTTGGCCTGGTGCAGATGACGCGCAAGCGCATGGGCACCGGACTGCTGGAGGTCTTCGGTGAGAACTGCGAGGCCTGTGCAGGCCGCGGCGTGATCACCCACGACGAGCCGGTCGAGCACCGCCGCTCCTTCAACTCGGCAGGTGAGCCGCAAAGTGCCGGCAGCCGCGCCGACCAGAAGCCCTCGCGGGCCGAACGCCGCCGCCGCAACCGCGGCCCGGAATCCGAGGCGCAGGCCGAGGACCAGGGTGCCGCAACCGCGCACGCCGAGACCAGGGAGCCTGAGGTCGACGAGGCCAAGGCAACTGCCACGCGCAACGCCTTTGCCACGATCGCCGCGGCCGCACATGCAGCCCACGAACACGACGATGCCGAGGCCGCCGAGAGCGGTGCCACGCTGACCGTGGCGGGGGAGTCGGTCACGGTTCCCGCTGCGCGCCGCAACCGCCGTGCAGCCTCCTCCGAGGCCGCTGCGCCGTCGCTGACGTTGGAGAACCTGGAAGCCGCGCTTCCCGACAACTCCCCGGCCGAGGCGCCCGCCGAGACCGAGGAGGGCGAGTCCGCGCAAACGCGTCCGGCACGCACCCGTACCCGCCGCAAGGCCCGTTCCAAGGCTCCCGAGTCGAACGCACCAGCCGCCGGCGAACAGCCGGAGGTTGCTGCCGCGCCGGTGATCTCGGGCGTGGCCGGGCAGGCGTCCGACGATGCGCCTTCCGAGGCGCCGTCGGCAACGGCAACCAAAAAGACTTCGGGCATCGAGCCGGTGGCGCGCGTCAAGCGCAGCCGCCGTGCAACGAGCCCGCAGGGTGGATCCGACACCGCAGTTTCTGTGGCATCGGACACGCTGGCGGCATCGGGTACCTCCCATGTCGCTTCGCTCGCTGACCCATCCAAGGCCCCACAGCCGCGAATCGCCGCCAATGCGCCGATTATGCTGGGTGTCGGGGTGCCGGTCAAAGAGTTGAAAGAGTAG